GATGGCCGATTCGACCTTGTCTCGGGTGTTGCCGTCCGCTCGCTCGCGGACCTGGCGGAGCGTGTTGAGCCGTTCGTCGAGGAGGGCGTGATCGGGTTCGGTGTCGCCCATCACGTAGTCGGCGAACGCGTCGGTGGTTTCTCGAATATCGTCGCGGACGTCGTCGTCGGCTGACTTCGCCGCCTCTTCGAGGTCGTCGCGAGCCTGCTGGAGTTGCTCCGTCATATGCCGAGCCACGGCGAGGCGAGTCATAACGGTTGGGCGAGCACTGTCCACGTACGAGGTCGGTGGCGGCCGAAAGTGGAGCGTACGCGGTCGTATTCTCAGCCTACGGGTCCTCTTGCCCCGATTCTCGCCCGCCGCGGCGGGACCCCATCAGTGCGGCGTCGGCGCGCCGCGCGACCGTCACGCGGTCGCGGCTCACATGCGAGCGGGTAAAGTGCCTCGAACTCCTGCTATCGATAGATAATGAGTTCCGATTCTCGCGGTCCGCTTCAGCCGGATCGTCCCGACGTCGACCGTCCGTTCGAGGTCGACGCGCCCTTCGAACCCGCCGGCGACCAGCCCGACGCGATCGAGGGGTTGGCCGACGGGTTCCGGTCGGGCATGGACAAACAGACCCTGCTCGGGGTGACCGGCTCGGGCAAGACGAACACCGTCTCGTGGACGATCGAGGAGATCCAGAAGCCGACCTTGGTCATCGCCCACAACAAGACGCTGGCGGCCCAACTCTACGAGGAGTTCCGGACCCTGTTCCCGGACAACGCCGTCGAGTACTTCGTCTCCTACTACGACTACTACCAGCCCGAGGCCTACGTCGAGCAGACCGACACCTACATCGACAAGGACGCCTCGATCAACGACGAGATCGACCGGCTTCGCCACAGCGCGACCCGCTCGCTCCTTACACGCGAGGACGTCATCGTCGTCGCCTCCGTCTCCGCCATCTACGGCCTCGGTGATCCGCGCAACTACGTCGACATGTCCCTGCGCCTCGAGGTCGGCCAGGAGATCGGCCGCGACGAACTGCTCGCCCAGCTCGTCGATCTGAACTACGAGCGCAACGACGTCGACTTCACGCAGGGGACCTTCCGCGTGCGCGGCGATACCATCGAGATCTACCCGATGTACGGCCGGTACGCGGTCCGCGTGGAACTCTGGGGCGACGAGATCGACCGCATGGTCAAGGTCGATCCCCTCGAGGGCGAGACCAAAGGCGACCAGCAGGCCGTGCTCGTCCACCCGGCGGAGCACTACTCGATCCCCGAGACGAAACTCGAGCGCGCGATGGACGAGATCCGCGAGGATCTCGACAAGCGCATCTCCTATTTCGAGCGCCAGGGCGACATGATCGCCGCCCAGCGCATCGATGAGCGCACTACCTTCGACCTCGAGATGATGCAGGAGACCGGCTACTGTTCCGGCATCGAGAACTACTCGGTCTACCTCTCCGATCGCGAGTCCGGCGACGCGCCGTACACCCTGCTCGACTACTTCCCCGACGACTTCCTCACCGTGGTCGACGAGTCCCACGTCACCCTCCCGCAGATCCGCGGACAGTACGCCGGCGACAAGTCCCGGAAGGACTCGCTGGTCGAGAACGGCTTTCGCCTCCCCACGGCCTACGACAACCGCCCGCTGACCTTCGAGGAGTTCGAGGAGAAGACCGACCAGACGCTGTACGTGAGCGCGACGCCTGGCGACTACGAAGACGAGCACAGCGACCGGGTCGTCGAACAGATCGTTCGGCCGACCCACCTGGTCGACCCGAAGGTCGAGGTCTCGCCGGCGAGCGGCCAGGTCGACGACCTGATGGACCGCATCGACGAGCGCATCGAGCGCGACGAGCGAACGCTGGTCACGACGCTCACGAAGCGGATGGCCGAGGATCTCACGGAGTACCTCGAAGAAGCAGGCGTCGACGTCGCCTATATGCACGACGAGACGGACACCTTAGAGCGCCACGAGATCATCCGCTCGCTGCGGTTGGGCGAAATCGACGTGCTCGTCGGGATCAACCTCCTGCGGGAGGGCCTGGACATCCCCGAGGTGAGCCTGGTCGCCATTCTGGACGCCGACCAGGAGGGCTTCCTCCGGTCGGAGACGACGCTCGTCCAGACGATGGGCCGGGCGGCCCGGAACGTCAACGGCGAGGTCGTCCTCTACGCCGACGAGCCCTCGAACGCGATGGAGTCGGCGATCGAGGAGACCCAGCGCCGCCGCGAGATCCAGCGGGAGTACAACGAGGAGCACGGCTTCGAGCCGACGACGATCGAGAAGGAGATCGGCGAGACGAACCTGCCCGGCAGCAAGACAGACACCAGCGAGGTCTCGGGCAAGTCGCTCGAGGACGAGGATGAGGCCGCCCGCTACGTCGACGAACTCGAGCAGCAGATGCAGGAGGCCGCGAGCAACCTCGAGTTCGAACTCGCCGCCGACATCCGCGACCGGATTCGCGAGGTCCGAGAAGAGTTCGACCTCGAGGGCGGCGACGAGGACGAG
This window of the Natrinema salifodinae genome carries:
- a CDS encoding DUF7553 family protein gives rise to the protein MTEQLQQARDDLEEAAKSADDDVRDDIRETTDAFADYVMGDTEPDHALLDERLNTLRQVRERADGNTRDKVESAIESVEDYRETVDQA
- the uvrB gene encoding excinuclease ABC subunit UvrB, with amino-acid sequence MSSDSRGPLQPDRPDVDRPFEVDAPFEPAGDQPDAIEGLADGFRSGMDKQTLLGVTGSGKTNTVSWTIEEIQKPTLVIAHNKTLAAQLYEEFRTLFPDNAVEYFVSYYDYYQPEAYVEQTDTYIDKDASINDEIDRLRHSATRSLLTREDVIVVASVSAIYGLGDPRNYVDMSLRLEVGQEIGRDELLAQLVDLNYERNDVDFTQGTFRVRGDTIEIYPMYGRYAVRVELWGDEIDRMVKVDPLEGETKGDQQAVLVHPAEHYSIPETKLERAMDEIREDLDKRISYFERQGDMIAAQRIDERTTFDLEMMQETGYCSGIENYSVYLSDRESGDAPYTLLDYFPDDFLTVVDESHVTLPQIRGQYAGDKSRKDSLVENGFRLPTAYDNRPLTFEEFEEKTDQTLYVSATPGDYEDEHSDRVVEQIVRPTHLVDPKVEVSPASGQVDDLMDRIDERIERDERTLVTTLTKRMAEDLTEYLEEAGVDVAYMHDETDTLERHEIIRSLRLGEIDVLVGINLLREGLDIPEVSLVAILDADQEGFLRSETTLVQTMGRAARNVNGEVVLYADEPSNAMESAIEETQRRREIQREYNEEHGFEPTTIEKEIGETNLPGSKTDTSEVSGKSLEDEDEAARYVDELEQQMQEAASNLEFELAADIRDRIREVREEFDLEGGDEDEGIAPPTEEF